One Anser cygnoides isolate HZ-2024a breed goose chromosome 4, Taihu_goose_T2T_genome, whole genome shotgun sequence genomic region harbors:
- the LOC106034014 gene encoding E3 ubiquitin-protein ligase RNF103 isoform X3 yields MWLKLCFLLLYFLVLFVLARVFEAVVWYETGFFATQLVDPVALSFRKLRTILECRGLGHSGLPEKKDVRELVEKSGDLMEGELYSALKEEEASESVSSTNFSGEMHFYELVEDTKDGIWLVQVIANDRSPLVGKVHWEKMVKKVSRFGIRTGTFNCSSDPRYCRRRGWLKSTLIMSVPQTSTSKGKVMLKEYSGRKIEVEHIFKWITAHAASRIKTIYNSEHLREEWNKSDQYRVKIYLFANLDQPPAFFSALSVKFTGRVEFIFVNVENWDNKSYMAEIGVYKTPSYILRTPEGIYRYGNNTGEFISLRAMDSFLRSLQPEVNDLFVLSLVLVNLMAWMDLFITQGATIKRFVVLISTLGTYNSLLIISWLPVLGFLQLPYLDSFYEYSLKLFRYSNTTTLASWVRADWMFYSSHPALFLSTYLGHGLLIDYFEKKRRRNNNNDEVNANNLEWLSSLWDWYTSYLFHPIASFQHFPFDSDWDEDPDLFLERLAFPDLWLHPLIPTDYIKNLPMWRFKCLGVHSDEETLETSQDSESDSDSENKEVFSSEKEVSEDDEPNAFHRPGEGERRCRAETCSCASKYCHSEPYERKARSYGSYSTAGDTEPDWSAWPPEMLHCTECVVCLENFENGCLLMGLPCGHVFHQNCIVMWLAGGRHCCPVCRWASYKKKQPYTHPQPSSHDTPS; encoded by the exons ATGTGGCTGAAGCTGTGCTTCTTGCTGCTGTATTTCCTGGTGCTCTTCGTCCTGGCCAGGGTGTTCGAGGCCGTGGTGTGGTACGAGACGGGCTTCTTCGCCACGCAGCTGGTGGACCCGGTGGCGCTGAGCTTCAGGAAGCTGCGCACCATCCTGGAGTGCCGGGGGCTGGGCCACTCGGGGCTGCCCGAGAAGAAGGATGTCCGGGAGCTGGTGGAGAAGTCAG GTGACCTTATGGAAGGAGAGCTTTATTCTGCTCTCAAGGAGGAAGAGGCCTCTGAATCAGTTTCAAGTACAAACTTCAGCGGCGAAATGCACTTCTATGAGCTCGTAGAAGATACGAAAGATGGGATCTGGCTGGTACAG GTCATAGCAAACGACAGAAGTCCACTGGTGGGTAAAGTCCACTGGGAGAAAATGGTGAAGAAAGTATCGAGATTCGGCATACGTACGGGCACTTTTAACTGTTCCAGTGACCCCAG GTACTGCAGGAGGAGGGGTTGGCTGAAATCCACCCTCATCATGTCAGTTCCGCAAACCAGCACCTCCAAGGGCAAAGTAATGCTCAAAGAATATAGTGGACGCAAGATTGAAGTGGAGCACATTTTCAAGTGGATCACAGCCCACGCTGCTTCTCGGATCAAAACCATCTACAACTCCGAACATTTAAGAGAAGAATGGAACAAAAGCGACCAGTATCGTGTCAAAATCTACCTGTTTGCCAACCTCGACCAGCCTCCGGCCTTCTTCTCTGCCCTAAGTGTAAAGTTTACTGGAAGAGTAGAGTTTATTTTTGTGAACGTGGAAAACTGGGACAACAAAAGTTACATGGCAGAAATCGGTGTCTACAAGACGCCGTCCTACATACTTAGGACTCCTGAGGGGATCTACAGGTATGGAAATAACACTGGTGAATTCATATCACTACGTGCCATGGATTCCTTTTTGCGCTCGCTGCAACCAGAAGTtaatgatttgtttgttttaagcctAGTTTTGGTTAATCTGATGGCTTGGATGGACCTGTTTATTACACAGGGCGCTACTATAAAGCGTTTTGTGGTTCTTATAAGCACTTTAGGGACGTATAATTCACTACTAATTATTTCCTGGCTACCCGTGTTGGGTTTTTTGCAACTACCTTACTTAGACAGCTTTTACGAGTACAGTTTAAAACTCTTCAGGTACTCTAACACAACTACTTTGGCTTCTTGGGTAAGAGCCGACTGGATGTTCTACTCCTCACACCCAGCCCTCTTCCTCAGCACGTACCTCGGTCATGGTTTACTCATCGACtactttgagaaaaaaagaaggcgCAATAACAACAACGACGAAGTAAACGCGAATAATCTGGAGTGGCTGTCAAGTCTGTGGGACTGGTACACCAGCTACTTGTTTCATCCCATTGCTTCTTTCCAGCACTTCCCTTTTGACTCGGACTGGGACGAAGACCCAGACTTGTTCTTGGAGCGACTGGCCTTCCCCGATCTCTGGCTTCACCCTCTGATACCGACTGATTACATAAAAAACTTACCGATGTGGAGGTTTAAATGCCTCGGCGTCCATTCTGATGAGGAGACGCTGGAAACCAGTCAAGACAGCGAAAGTGACTCGGACAGCGAAAACAAAGAGGTCTTCAGCAGCGAAAAAGAAGTCTCGGAGGACGATGAGCCAAACGCATTTCATAGGCCCGGCGAGGGAGAGCGGCGGTGCCGTGCCGAGACCTGTTCGTGTGCCAGTAAATATTGTCACAGCGAGCCGTATGAACGGAAAGCGAGGTCGTACGGGTCGTACAGCACCGCAGGTGACACGGAGCCAGACTGGTCGGCGTGGCCCCCCGAGATGTTGCACTGTACAGAATGTGTTGTGTGTCTAGAGAATTTCGAGAACGGCTGCCTGCTCATGGGCTTGCCGTGCGGCCACGTCTTCCACCAGAATTGCATCGTGATGTGGCTGGCCGGGGGGCGGCACTGCTGCCCCGTCTGCAGGTGGGCTTCGtacaaaaaaaagcagccatACACACATCCGCAGCCTTCGTCACACGATACCCCATCTTAG
- the LOC106034014 gene encoding E3 ubiquitin-protein ligase RNF103 isoform X4 has product MGSGWYRYCRRRGWLKSTLIMSVPQTSTSKGKVMLKEYSGRKIEVEHIFKWITAHAASRIKTIYNSEHLREEWNKSDQYRVKIYLFANLDQPPAFFSALSVKFTGRVEFIFVNVENWDNKSYMAEIGVYKTPSYILRTPEGIYRYGNNTGEFISLRAMDSFLRSLQPEVNDLFVLSLVLVNLMAWMDLFITQGATIKRFVVLISTLGTYNSLLIISWLPVLGFLQLPYLDSFYEYSLKLFRYSNTTTLASWVRADWMFYSSHPALFLSTYLGHGLLIDYFEKKRRRNNNNDEVNANNLEWLSSLWDWYTSYLFHPIASFQHFPFDSDWDEDPDLFLERLAFPDLWLHPLIPTDYIKNLPMWRFKCLGVHSDEETLETSQDSESDSDSENKEVFSSEKEVSEDDEPNAFHRPGEGERRCRAETCSCASKYCHSEPYERKARSYGSYSTAGDTEPDWSAWPPEMLHCTECVVCLENFENGCLLMGLPCGHVFHQNCIVMWLAGGRHCCPVCRWASYKKKQPYTHPQPSSHDTPS; this is encoded by the exons ATGGGATCTGGCTGGTACAG GTACTGCAGGAGGAGGGGTTGGCTGAAATCCACCCTCATCATGTCAGTTCCGCAAACCAGCACCTCCAAGGGCAAAGTAATGCTCAAAGAATATAGTGGACGCAAGATTGAAGTGGAGCACATTTTCAAGTGGATCACAGCCCACGCTGCTTCTCGGATCAAAACCATCTACAACTCCGAACATTTAAGAGAAGAATGGAACAAAAGCGACCAGTATCGTGTCAAAATCTACCTGTTTGCCAACCTCGACCAGCCTCCGGCCTTCTTCTCTGCCCTAAGTGTAAAGTTTACTGGAAGAGTAGAGTTTATTTTTGTGAACGTGGAAAACTGGGACAACAAAAGTTACATGGCAGAAATCGGTGTCTACAAGACGCCGTCCTACATACTTAGGACTCCTGAGGGGATCTACAGGTATGGAAATAACACTGGTGAATTCATATCACTACGTGCCATGGATTCCTTTTTGCGCTCGCTGCAACCAGAAGTtaatgatttgtttgttttaagcctAGTTTTGGTTAATCTGATGGCTTGGATGGACCTGTTTATTACACAGGGCGCTACTATAAAGCGTTTTGTGGTTCTTATAAGCACTTTAGGGACGTATAATTCACTACTAATTATTTCCTGGCTACCCGTGTTGGGTTTTTTGCAACTACCTTACTTAGACAGCTTTTACGAGTACAGTTTAAAACTCTTCAGGTACTCTAACACAACTACTTTGGCTTCTTGGGTAAGAGCCGACTGGATGTTCTACTCCTCACACCCAGCCCTCTTCCTCAGCACGTACCTCGGTCATGGTTTACTCATCGACtactttgagaaaaaaagaaggcgCAATAACAACAACGACGAAGTAAACGCGAATAATCTGGAGTGGCTGTCAAGTCTGTGGGACTGGTACACCAGCTACTTGTTTCATCCCATTGCTTCTTTCCAGCACTTCCCTTTTGACTCGGACTGGGACGAAGACCCAGACTTGTTCTTGGAGCGACTGGCCTTCCCCGATCTCTGGCTTCACCCTCTGATACCGACTGATTACATAAAAAACTTACCGATGTGGAGGTTTAAATGCCTCGGCGTCCATTCTGATGAGGAGACGCTGGAAACCAGTCAAGACAGCGAAAGTGACTCGGACAGCGAAAACAAAGAGGTCTTCAGCAGCGAAAAAGAAGTCTCGGAGGACGATGAGCCAAACGCATTTCATAGGCCCGGCGAGGGAGAGCGGCGGTGCCGTGCCGAGACCTGTTCGTGTGCCAGTAAATATTGTCACAGCGAGCCGTATGAACGGAAAGCGAGGTCGTACGGGTCGTACAGCACCGCAGGTGACACGGAGCCAGACTGGTCGGCGTGGCCCCCCGAGATGTTGCACTGTACAGAATGTGTTGTGTGTCTAGAGAATTTCGAGAACGGCTGCCTGCTCATGGGCTTGCCGTGCGGCCACGTCTTCCACCAGAATTGCATCGTGATGTGGCTGGCCGGGGGGCGGCACTGCTGCCCCGTCTGCAGGTGGGCTTCGtacaaaaaaaagcagccatACACACATCCGCAGCCTTCGTCACACGATACCCCATCTTAG
- the LOC106034014 gene encoding E3 ubiquitin-protein ligase RNF103 isoform X2, whose product MEGELYSALKEEEASESVSSTNFSGEMHFYELVEDTKDGIWLVQVIANDRSPLVGKVHWEKMVKKVSRFGIRTGTFNCSSDPRYCRRRGWLKSTLIMSVPQTSTSKGKVMLKEYSGRKIEVEHIFKWITAHAASRIKTIYNSEHLREEWNKSDQYRVKIYLFANLDQPPAFFSALSVKFTGRVEFIFVNVENWDNKSYMAEIGVYKTPSYILRTPEGIYRYGNNTGEFISLRAMDSFLRSLQPEVNDLFVLSLVLVNLMAWMDLFITQGATIKRFVVLISTLGTYNSLLIISWLPVLGFLQLPYLDSFYEYSLKLFRYSNTTTLASWVRADWMFYSSHPALFLSTYLGHGLLIDYFEKKRRRNNNNDEVNANNLEWLSSLWDWYTSYLFHPIASFQHFPFDSDWDEDPDLFLERLAFPDLWLHPLIPTDYIKNLPMWRFKCLGVHSDEETLETSQDSESDSDSENKEVFSSEKEVSEDDEPNAFHRPGEGERRCRAETCSCASKYCHSEPYERKARSYGSYSTAGDTEPDWSAWPPEMLHCTECVVCLENFENGCLLMGLPCGHVFHQNCIVMWLAGGRHCCPVCRWASYKKKQPYTHPQPSSHDTPS is encoded by the exons ATGGAAGGAGAGCTTTATTCTGCTCTCAAGGAGGAAGAGGCCTCTGAATCAGTTTCAAGTACAAACTTCAGCGGCGAAATGCACTTCTATGAGCTCGTAGAAGATACGAAAGATGGGATCTGGCTGGTACAG GTCATAGCAAACGACAGAAGTCCACTGGTGGGTAAAGTCCACTGGGAGAAAATGGTGAAGAAAGTATCGAGATTCGGCATACGTACGGGCACTTTTAACTGTTCCAGTGACCCCAG GTACTGCAGGAGGAGGGGTTGGCTGAAATCCACCCTCATCATGTCAGTTCCGCAAACCAGCACCTCCAAGGGCAAAGTAATGCTCAAAGAATATAGTGGACGCAAGATTGAAGTGGAGCACATTTTCAAGTGGATCACAGCCCACGCTGCTTCTCGGATCAAAACCATCTACAACTCCGAACATTTAAGAGAAGAATGGAACAAAAGCGACCAGTATCGTGTCAAAATCTACCTGTTTGCCAACCTCGACCAGCCTCCGGCCTTCTTCTCTGCCCTAAGTGTAAAGTTTACTGGAAGAGTAGAGTTTATTTTTGTGAACGTGGAAAACTGGGACAACAAAAGTTACATGGCAGAAATCGGTGTCTACAAGACGCCGTCCTACATACTTAGGACTCCTGAGGGGATCTACAGGTATGGAAATAACACTGGTGAATTCATATCACTACGTGCCATGGATTCCTTTTTGCGCTCGCTGCAACCAGAAGTtaatgatttgtttgttttaagcctAGTTTTGGTTAATCTGATGGCTTGGATGGACCTGTTTATTACACAGGGCGCTACTATAAAGCGTTTTGTGGTTCTTATAAGCACTTTAGGGACGTATAATTCACTACTAATTATTTCCTGGCTACCCGTGTTGGGTTTTTTGCAACTACCTTACTTAGACAGCTTTTACGAGTACAGTTTAAAACTCTTCAGGTACTCTAACACAACTACTTTGGCTTCTTGGGTAAGAGCCGACTGGATGTTCTACTCCTCACACCCAGCCCTCTTCCTCAGCACGTACCTCGGTCATGGTTTACTCATCGACtactttgagaaaaaaagaaggcgCAATAACAACAACGACGAAGTAAACGCGAATAATCTGGAGTGGCTGTCAAGTCTGTGGGACTGGTACACCAGCTACTTGTTTCATCCCATTGCTTCTTTCCAGCACTTCCCTTTTGACTCGGACTGGGACGAAGACCCAGACTTGTTCTTGGAGCGACTGGCCTTCCCCGATCTCTGGCTTCACCCTCTGATACCGACTGATTACATAAAAAACTTACCGATGTGGAGGTTTAAATGCCTCGGCGTCCATTCTGATGAGGAGACGCTGGAAACCAGTCAAGACAGCGAAAGTGACTCGGACAGCGAAAACAAAGAGGTCTTCAGCAGCGAAAAAGAAGTCTCGGAGGACGATGAGCCAAACGCATTTCATAGGCCCGGCGAGGGAGAGCGGCGGTGCCGTGCCGAGACCTGTTCGTGTGCCAGTAAATATTGTCACAGCGAGCCGTATGAACGGAAAGCGAGGTCGTACGGGTCGTACAGCACCGCAGGTGACACGGAGCCAGACTGGTCGGCGTGGCCCCCCGAGATGTTGCACTGTACAGAATGTGTTGTGTGTCTAGAGAATTTCGAGAACGGCTGCCTGCTCATGGGCTTGCCGTGCGGCCACGTCTTCCACCAGAATTGCATCGTGATGTGGCTGGCCGGGGGGCGGCACTGCTGCCCCGTCTGCAGGTGGGCTTCGtacaaaaaaaagcagccatACACACATCCGCAGCCTTCGTCACACGATACCCCATCTTAG
- the LOC106034014 gene encoding E3 ubiquitin-protein ligase RNF103 isoform X1 gives MFSRRCTARPWLCGVCCLPWAPVSRVFEAVVWYETGFFATQLVDPVALSFRKLRTILECRGLGHSGLPEKKDVRELVEKSGDLMEGELYSALKEEEASESVSSTNFSGEMHFYELVEDTKDGIWLVQVIANDRSPLVGKVHWEKMVKKVSRFGIRTGTFNCSSDPRYCRRRGWLKSTLIMSVPQTSTSKGKVMLKEYSGRKIEVEHIFKWITAHAASRIKTIYNSEHLREEWNKSDQYRVKIYLFANLDQPPAFFSALSVKFTGRVEFIFVNVENWDNKSYMAEIGVYKTPSYILRTPEGIYRYGNNTGEFISLRAMDSFLRSLQPEVNDLFVLSLVLVNLMAWMDLFITQGATIKRFVVLISTLGTYNSLLIISWLPVLGFLQLPYLDSFYEYSLKLFRYSNTTTLASWVRADWMFYSSHPALFLSTYLGHGLLIDYFEKKRRRNNNNDEVNANNLEWLSSLWDWYTSYLFHPIASFQHFPFDSDWDEDPDLFLERLAFPDLWLHPLIPTDYIKNLPMWRFKCLGVHSDEETLETSQDSESDSDSENKEVFSSEKEVSEDDEPNAFHRPGEGERRCRAETCSCASKYCHSEPYERKARSYGSYSTAGDTEPDWSAWPPEMLHCTECVVCLENFENGCLLMGLPCGHVFHQNCIVMWLAGGRHCCPVCRWASYKKKQPYTHPQPSSHDTPS, from the exons ATGTTTTCCAGGAGGTGCACTGCTCGCCCTTGGCTCTGTGGGGTGTGCTGCCTCCCCTGGGCTCCAGTCTCAAG GGTGTTCGAGGCCGTGGTGTGGTACGAGACGGGCTTCTTCGCCACGCAGCTGGTGGACCCGGTGGCGCTGAGCTTCAGGAAGCTGCGCACCATCCTGGAGTGCCGGGGGCTGGGCCACTCGGGGCTGCCCGAGAAGAAGGATGTCCGGGAGCTGGTGGAGAAGTCAG GTGACCTTATGGAAGGAGAGCTTTATTCTGCTCTCAAGGAGGAAGAGGCCTCTGAATCAGTTTCAAGTACAAACTTCAGCGGCGAAATGCACTTCTATGAGCTCGTAGAAGATACGAAAGATGGGATCTGGCTGGTACAG GTCATAGCAAACGACAGAAGTCCACTGGTGGGTAAAGTCCACTGGGAGAAAATGGTGAAGAAAGTATCGAGATTCGGCATACGTACGGGCACTTTTAACTGTTCCAGTGACCCCAG GTACTGCAGGAGGAGGGGTTGGCTGAAATCCACCCTCATCATGTCAGTTCCGCAAACCAGCACCTCCAAGGGCAAAGTAATGCTCAAAGAATATAGTGGACGCAAGATTGAAGTGGAGCACATTTTCAAGTGGATCACAGCCCACGCTGCTTCTCGGATCAAAACCATCTACAACTCCGAACATTTAAGAGAAGAATGGAACAAAAGCGACCAGTATCGTGTCAAAATCTACCTGTTTGCCAACCTCGACCAGCCTCCGGCCTTCTTCTCTGCCCTAAGTGTAAAGTTTACTGGAAGAGTAGAGTTTATTTTTGTGAACGTGGAAAACTGGGACAACAAAAGTTACATGGCAGAAATCGGTGTCTACAAGACGCCGTCCTACATACTTAGGACTCCTGAGGGGATCTACAGGTATGGAAATAACACTGGTGAATTCATATCACTACGTGCCATGGATTCCTTTTTGCGCTCGCTGCAACCAGAAGTtaatgatttgtttgttttaagcctAGTTTTGGTTAATCTGATGGCTTGGATGGACCTGTTTATTACACAGGGCGCTACTATAAAGCGTTTTGTGGTTCTTATAAGCACTTTAGGGACGTATAATTCACTACTAATTATTTCCTGGCTACCCGTGTTGGGTTTTTTGCAACTACCTTACTTAGACAGCTTTTACGAGTACAGTTTAAAACTCTTCAGGTACTCTAACACAACTACTTTGGCTTCTTGGGTAAGAGCCGACTGGATGTTCTACTCCTCACACCCAGCCCTCTTCCTCAGCACGTACCTCGGTCATGGTTTACTCATCGACtactttgagaaaaaaagaaggcgCAATAACAACAACGACGAAGTAAACGCGAATAATCTGGAGTGGCTGTCAAGTCTGTGGGACTGGTACACCAGCTACTTGTTTCATCCCATTGCTTCTTTCCAGCACTTCCCTTTTGACTCGGACTGGGACGAAGACCCAGACTTGTTCTTGGAGCGACTGGCCTTCCCCGATCTCTGGCTTCACCCTCTGATACCGACTGATTACATAAAAAACTTACCGATGTGGAGGTTTAAATGCCTCGGCGTCCATTCTGATGAGGAGACGCTGGAAACCAGTCAAGACAGCGAAAGTGACTCGGACAGCGAAAACAAAGAGGTCTTCAGCAGCGAAAAAGAAGTCTCGGAGGACGATGAGCCAAACGCATTTCATAGGCCCGGCGAGGGAGAGCGGCGGTGCCGTGCCGAGACCTGTTCGTGTGCCAGTAAATATTGTCACAGCGAGCCGTATGAACGGAAAGCGAGGTCGTACGGGTCGTACAGCACCGCAGGTGACACGGAGCCAGACTGGTCGGCGTGGCCCCCCGAGATGTTGCACTGTACAGAATGTGTTGTGTGTCTAGAGAATTTCGAGAACGGCTGCCTGCTCATGGGCTTGCCGTGCGGCCACGTCTTCCACCAGAATTGCATCGTGATGTGGCTGGCCGGGGGGCGGCACTGCTGCCCCGTCTGCAGGTGGGCTTCGtacaaaaaaaagcagccatACACACATCCGCAGCCTTCGTCACACGATACCCCATCTTAG